GAGCGTTGCGCCAGATTGGCTCAGTTTTCTGTTTCTTATGGGACAATACGTCGTCGCCAATTCTAAGCTTAAGTCTCAAAAATGGGTTCTTGGGTTCTGCCATAGAGTTATATTAGAAGTGCCGATCTAAGAAGACTCAAGGTCTGGCCACAGATAGAACGACAtcaaatcatgttatatctacAATACCTTTGATTGGAGTGATCATGTCAATGTCTTACTTTCAAAGTCTTAGCTAGCAGTCGTCATCAGTTGtcatcaagttgacaatctactgtcaaatccttttcaatccttgtcatatgaagataaataatgaagagaaattatagataaaacgtatctgtgctcatcggccattgtaCATAAAGattacacaagttggaaatcgcaaatttaACAATGAGTCATTTGGAAGGAATAAGTGCCTAACTGCAAGCAtggcaaagaaaccactaatgtTAGCCTGCTATTCAACAGAGTGGCTCTGTGGAGTTtccaccataaatccagagaatgccagactttgacaaaatttgcccacaaaagGCCGCTGCGTCACCttcacaaggtgagtccaaaaaatataatgtatgctgctgcataaatgatgtattATGCAAGGGAgaaatgtatactgtagctaagaaagtaatactaaagTGTAtattgtgtagtaagctgttagtagcttATGTGCCTCACTAACGCGATATTGTACACACATCGCTCGTGGCCCGGTGTGTGCTTGTTTGGCTACtattttgtacagctttgacagtgctactgatagtaatTGGTCGTGCTTGGCTTGTACATTCTATGATAGAATTGTGTAATTTGACGTGTCAAACTAAAAGCTTATTTAACGAGTCAAATAGTGTTATATGActtgtatcttttttgacacgtaAAGACACAAATGGCGTTCAATGTGCCTCAccataataatttggtctattttcacctcttattTTTGCTTACGGTtctaacttggtggtgcacaAATAGCccataacctgttttagagaaatgtaatcatcaaatattgtaagacctttcattgtctgtttatcTGCTCCATTCATTTATCCTGCGGTTTTAACTtaaatggcccatgttctgaatgtcgttgtacatttcaaaagtgctgaacaaatagtcaTATTGACAACGTCCGTCTTCACTTACTCATTAAGTCTTAATCGAAAGTATGaattgcctcttatctgcttgtcgtccccttatgccatagtttgtacatctcaattgtcagtagaatccatatttgtttaagcaagtcagccataacagctatgtttttttaaaggcagtaaatgaggctgaattaactctTTCgatgccagacaaggctccgctgaaagCCAGGTGGAGCAGTGGTaagctgttgggactctgctgttgggacagctttatgtaggccctaacagtttgtgggcattATTTGTCACTGTTGTAGTGCAACTAATGTATTTTTTAGTGttctgttgtgtagtggctttgctggcatgcatcccactttttTTTGTCCCCACccagatttacatgctaaaatcgccactggctctaatgcatgcttcagtgttccTTGCCTCTATGCGAGCATATAAGTAATTTAGCTtaatctggtaggcttgtgtcactgggcagctcactgctgcgcttccctttgtagtctgtaatagttttcaagccctgccacatctgacgagtgtcggagccggtgtagtactaCGATTCAGCATagctggatttcttataagcgtccgggtttGAGTCCAGCTccctgaaagcggcagctctaccctttaggtaagtgcagatgttgcctgtaatccatccatccccagcttctggttggggtatgtacgtacggtcactgtgggatgacgtcattgatgcattcattgatgaagccagtgactgatgtggtgtactcctcaatgccatcggaagaatcccggaacatattccagtctgtgctagcaaaatagtCCTATAGCTTAGCATCTGTGTCATCTGACCATGTGATAACGTGCGTCTAGGTgagaggtgtaggagtcaggtgcaAGAGAGCAGGGATGTCGGAGAAGTGTGTTTTAACAGACAGTCCACCAACACAAAAACGGCACAGTCGAAAATACAAACTACGCTCTTCCTGGTGCAAACGCACGGAGGAACAAACACAGTTCCGACACTCAAATACACGTGCGTAACCGTGAAAACAACAAACTGTAAATACAATCGAGCACAATACACAAGTCTAATCTCGCACAAACTAAGGCAGACAACAGGTTACCCTTATACACACAGATATTAACgcaaatgaaaccaggtgtgaaaaagaatcacagacaaaacaaacagaaaaggaaaaagggatcagtGGTGGCTAGTAAATCGGCGACGCTGACCGCGGAGCGCctcccgaacagggagaggagttaccttcggtagaagtcgtgacagacCACTTCTTTATttaccgagtcactggtgcttcctgctttagttgtTGCTTgttgttgcttgtaagcaggaatcaggaggatataattatggtcagatttgccaaatggagggcgaagggagagctttgtacgtgtctctgtgtgtggagtaaagatggtctagagtttttttccctctggttgcacatttacatttacatgtaagtcatttagcagacgctcttatccagagcgacttacaaattggtgcattcaccttatgacatccagtggaacagtcactttacaatagtgcatctaaatcttaaagggggggggggtgagagggattacttatcctatcctaggtattccttaaagaggtggggtttcaggtgtctccggaaggtggtgattgactccgctgtcctggcgtcgtgagggagtttgttccaccattgggggggccagagcagcgaacagttttgactgggctgagcgggagctgtacttcctcagtggtagggaggcgagcaggccagaggtggatgaacgcagtgcccttgtttgggtgtagggcctgatcagagcctggaggtactgaggtgccgttcccctcaaagctccgtaggcaagcaccatggtcttgtagcggatgcgagcttcaactggcagggagcccagccaacagcgagttgcagtaatccagacgggagatgacaagtgcctggattaggacctgcgccgcttcctgtgtgaggcagggtcgtactctgcggatgttgtagagcatgaacctacaggaacgggccaccgccttgatgttggttgagaacgtcagggtgttgtccaggatcacgccaaggttcttagcgctctgggaggaggacacaatggagttgtcaaccgtgatggcgagatcatggaacgggcagtccttccccgggaggaagagcagctccgtcttgccgaggttcagcttgaggtggtgatccgtcatccacactgatatgtctgccagacatgcagagatgcgattcgccacctggtcatcagaagggggaaaggagaagattagttgtgtgtcgtctgcatagcaatgataggagagaccatgtgaggttatgacagagccaagtgacttggtgtatagcgagaataggagagggcctagaacagagccctgggggacaccagtggtgagagcgcgtggtgaggagacagattctcgccacgccacctggtaggagcgacctgtcaggtaggacgcaatccaagcgtgctggtagaaatgaggtaaaatgaggtaaaatggatttaagtttccctgcattaaagtccccggccactaggagctccGTGCGGACATAGTGCTAGCAtcggtttatagacagatacgaaaaaatatagatgaaatatagatgaaaactcccTTGGTATATAGTGTGGTTTACAGCTTATcctgagatactctacctcaggcgagcaaaaccttgagacttccttaatgtAAGATTTCGTGCagcagctgttgtttacaaatatacacagaccgcTACCCCTTGTCTTAATGGTTGCAGCTGTTATATCTTGCCGATACAGTGTAAACCCCGCCAGCTGTATTTAACCATGTAATGGGTgtgtgttggtggcagggaagtcaggcgcaggagaacaaACTTGGTAAAAACGGAGTTGTTTAATAAATGCTGATAAATCTCCAAAAACAAAAattacccctttttctctccaattttcattgtatctaattggtagttacagtcttgtctaaTCACTGCAACTgctgtacagactcgggagaggcgaaggatGAGAGCCATGCGTCGTCTGAAACAtgacccaaccaagccacactgcttcttgacacaatgcctacTTAACCCAGAatccagccacaccaatgtgtcagaggaaacaccgtacacctggtgaccgtgtcagcatgcatgcgcccggccgccacaggagtcgctagagcacgatgggacaaggacattccTGCCTGCCAAATCCTCTCCTAATccagacgacactaggccaattgttcgccaccccatgggtctcccggtcccagccagctgcaacagagcctggactcaaaccaggatctctagtggcacaactgcaatgcagtgccttagacaactGCGCCAGTAGGGAGGCCTCAGATATTATACTTTCTAAGGtgccgttggtaggatattcgtgatcgtagcttgtctattttgttatccaatgTTTGTACGTTAGctaacaggactgatggtagaggcacaTTACCCACTCGCCATCAGATAAGGCACCCATTACCTATGTCCCaaatatctctgtctctttctaacgcgaatgacggggatgagggcaTTTCCAGGTGTCTGATATAAATCCTTtgcgtcagactcgttaaagaaaaataATCTTCAtccagtacgaggtgagtaatcgctgtcctgatatccagaagctcttttcggtcataagagacggtgacAGAAACATTAGAtataaaataagttacaaataaagcgaaaaaacacacaaaatagcacaattggttaagaGCCCGTAAAACGGAAGTCATCTATCTACCTTCTGCGCCATTCAACTTTaacatatcagctaaccacatcatatgaTATAGCAATCTGATGCCTAATTGTGCAGTCAATGACGTGGAGCCCATACTTGATTCATAACTGATACTTAAGATTGTAGGATGTTTTTAATGAGATCAACAAGAAAAAGACAATATTGCAAAAATTATCAGACATTAGTATATGATACATCAAAAAGACACCACACAACAAACTACCAATAGCAGGTGTTTCTCATAAGCAATGAAGTAGTAGCCTGCCTTTCTACtccatatggtgtgtgtgtgtgtgtgcctgctctaTTATCAATAATTGTTTCCTGGAATGCATCTATGTTTGCATAACCAATTCTGTGTAAATCCTGAAAATCTTCAATCCGTCCCTCCTGTTAACCCGCCATGTCAAGTGTGTTTGCGTGTCAATGTCTTtgcatgcatactgtatgtgtgtatgcatgtggtCATTGGatttgtgtatatacagtatgtgcgtaTACATTAGTGTTTGATTGTGTTTCTTTGGTGTATTTGAGTTTCTGAGTGTTTATATTGCTTTCTGCTGCATATATATgtctttttctgtgtgtgtgtgtgtgtgtgagagagagagatttataaaGAAGGAAATTCAATAAGACAgacagaaataaatatatattttttctctatCAGCAAACCTCTGATCAActtatctgtctgtatcatctacactgcactctactgtatatagcacatCTCTCAGACCAGCTACCTCTCAGACAACTGGGCCCATATTCTTAAAGCATCTCATAGTAAGAGTGCTGATGTAGCTTCAGTTTGAACTTTTGATCACAATGAAAAAGATCACATGGacaagggggacctgatccttgaTCAGCACTCCCACTCTGAGAAGCTTTATAAATATGACCCCTGGCCTCAGTTCAGTTTCTCGTCTGTGGCCAATTGTCTATAGATTGCAGTCATCAATGGCAAGGACTCAATGTGATGCAGAATAATTCCAAATGCATGATGGGGTGTTACTTTCCACTGACCTTCTCTCATGCTTTACTTTGGGTCAACCGGGTATTTACAAAGGATCCGTGAAGGAGTAGTAAAGACATTTGTATGGAGAATAGAGAAGGAACTAACAAGTATTCtacaggagagaaggaagagaagttGAAATTAGTTCAAGGAGCTTTGTTGCCAGGAATCTTTACCAAAGCTCATCTAGCTATTCACCTGTTTTATGCACTCCGGATCGTCAGTTATTTAACTGTTTAAATGAGAAAGAAAAACTTTTGTTTGGTTTTTAAATGGTGTGTTTCAAATGTATCTTTGCTTTTATTGCAGTGTATAGGCTATACTATTTGTTTTGTATTTGAAGGACTGTTGCAAGATAAGCCTGTGGGATAaaagagaaacaaacaaacaacaaggTCCACAGCCAAACAAACCACACAATACATGATCAGTGTCCTTGGATTCAATCCTGAACCCATGTCACCCTGAAGGATTGATTGTGCCATGAATGAATGTTATATTGTTGTTATATAAACGTTATAATGATTGTATAATGACATGCACTTGATGAACATGTCAAACATAGCAAATGAAAGGAGTGTGGGTATGTTTCTTTCTTTTGACCTTGATGGAAGTATTCACATGGCCATAATTCAGTAATAATTCCAAAATAATGCATGCATACAGAACACACTAAGTGTATTTTTTTGTATTCAACTCCACTAGTGGGGGAACCCTTACATAAATGAAATCTTTCCCGGGTTTCAGGATCATTGACAGCTATCACTCGAACGCTATGGCTGCGTTTTGTGACTGATGCTAAATATTTCATATTCAATTTTGTCATCGGTTAGGCTACTTGTTGAGCAGACTCTCCTGTCTCTCGAGTCCACATTATTTCCTATCATCTGTTTTAGCTTTCAGAGTAGCTGGATGGCAACTGATGCTGCACCTTCTGAAAACAGACCCTCCAGGTGCGTCAGATTGGAACGGTCGCAGCGCTAAAGATGTCGCGCACGATACGATACAAACAAGTGTTTCAAGAAGAACATGATGGCGGCAATTAACCCAGGACCAAGATGACAGTGGACATCAAAATACAACTTCTCAGGCATTTTGCCGCCTAGCAGACACGGAAGCGAAAATCACTGGGCTGACATAGAACCCAGCCTTCATCCGAGAGCCACGACCGGCGGATTCAAATCGAACGTAAATGCAGGTTGCCGTAAAACGGGTCCACGCAAAGGACCAGTGCTGAGCGCaggctagaggagaggagggggaagcgAGACATGTTGCTACATAAAACTAGCATCTTCATCGGAGAGCCATGGAGAACGCGGCCCCATCAAATCACGGTTTAATCTCCTCCAACATATTACTTGAATGTGAATTACAGATAATCGCGGTGGTAAACCAGCAGCACTACCTACGACCCAACATTTAAGAGGTGAAAAACGCAAAATAGACCCCAATTCAATGAATGTTGCGGCAGAGAAACCCCCACGGTGGAGTCGGCCGGTGAAGAAGCGCGTTCCCAAAATATGACCTGGGGTGCTTGGACGTGTCTGCTGCAAGAAGACGGCTTCAAAATCTGGCTAGAACCCCGCGAGAACGAAAAGCCATTCGCCGACTCAGAGAGGGCCCAGAGATGGCGACTGTCCTTGGCTTCACTCTTGTTTCTAACCATTCTGCTCTCTGATCACTTATGGTTTTGCGCCGAGGCGAAATTGACAAGGACCCGTGATAAGTTTGCATTGACGGACATGGGAGTTTACCCGTCTGCAAACCCCATCGCATCATCCAGCCTCCATTTAGCACACAGCAGCCTCAGAGAAAACGAATATGCTATTTTTATAGGGAATTCTACCAAACCTTTGTGGCGACTTGAAACTTGCCACCACGATAGTTTATCTAAAAACTGCTTTACTTTTGATGACGCGGATCATTTGTGCAAGGACCTTTCGGAAAAAGAACGGACCCGGACAGTAAATATAAGTGATTTGTACCTTTCATTTTGTAATTCTTATTCTCTTTTGGATTTGTTTTACGGGTCTACGAGTCCGGACAATTTGAACTGCAGTCTTGACGTGCTTATTGATGGCGATGTGGCGAGGTGCAGCCTGTGCGTCCAGGCGTACCAGCGCTACGACCAACACGCCCTGGAGAAATATGAGGAATTTGAGCTTATGACTCAGAAATATGAAACGGATGCATATTCAGTGAGAACATGCATGGATGAATGCAAGGTAGGCTGACGGGGATCATCCCCCAATCTGTTGATTTTTGCTAAATAGATACAGTTTGGTCCCATACAGACGTCAATCGTCATGGTAACGGATGATTCAAGGAGATCCTTTGCTCTCTTATCAGAAGGTTCAAGCAGGATGAGAAGCATATGGCCTTGTACTCTGAGGTCTTTCATGTGTGTGCCTTTGGTTGCTTTTCCCCCAATTGAGGAGTTTTAAATCGGTTGTGGAATGAAGATAGGGCCAGGCCTTTAGGTGTCATAACTGCTTCCACAGGCTTCACAATATCACCAGAAGTAGGCTATTATTTCCAAGCAAATATCAGCCATCTTTACATGTTAATTCTTTCTGTAAATTATGATATTTTCTTTTAGTGCAAGGCTAGTATATGGCAAAGACTACAGTAGCTGCTACTATTTTCCTATTCCTATTTGTGGTGCGCATGCGGTGTAGCGGCCACTCGGTGCCAGGTGTTCCGCCATGGCCACCCCACTCCACATTGAGTACATTTCAATAACGTTATTAGGGCACCGGTGGCTTCCATGCCTAATCCGCTGGAATGGTCTTCCCCCCGTCGCATGTGGCACTGCTTGCTCGTTATTCGCCCGCTGTAGCCCAGGGCAGCATTTTTTTCAGTCGTAAACTCGACAATGGCGTTGACACAGAATTACGACAGCTGCTCTCTTTTTATCACATAATTTTTACCTCAAATATGATCATGTGGCCTGGAGGAAGCTTCGACCCTGTAGTTTTGTTTTACACTTCACCGACTGGTTGGTGAAGAGCCATTAAAAAAGAGGCCTATGTTCCAGTGTGTCCTTGCCATCTCTATTCGGCAATCGTATGCAACATTCACGAGTAGCCTGCTTGGAAAATATAGTTTATTCTGCATTCAGGGTTTTTGGTGTCAGATATCCTGTGCTCTTATAGGTTCAGTATAGAATTGTTGTATATTTTCTATTTGATTCTTTAAAATCCGCCACTATGGACTCGGATgagagctgtccatggttctgaaatcAATCTATAGAAAGCCGAAGCTCCAAGCGAATGGCAGGTCAGTATTCATAAACCAGTtattgaaaacaaacaaaacacggTGTGGGTTCGAATTGCTCCTAAACACGATCTTCAATCAATTTTGCATTTCTCCAACTAGTGGTTAAGGCTAGGATTGGGGGCGGGGGAATGGGGCACCACCTGAAGTACTCAATGAACACAGGTGTAAAACCTAAACGAGTCATGATAATAGTGTGTGGTGCTGAAAGACAGCTCCCAGCCACCCACCaatatttttaatttaattttacctttatttaaccaggcaagtcagttaagaacatattctcattttcaatgatggcctcggaacagtgggttaactgcctgttcaggggcagtaccttgtcagctcgggggtttgaactagcaaccttccggttactagttcaacgctctaaccactaggctacgctgccgccccaaatagGCCAGGAATCACTGTGATGAGGATGCAGTAATAGCCACACTATTTCTTTCACAATTTTGTCAGGATACTTTTGGCAGGATGCTTTCATTCATGTGGAGCTTATTGTGGTTCGATAATGATGAGAtaacaaaaaaactaaaacattGGCCTACATGCTCATATTTGTTTGATAATTATCAAGGGATATCTCCATCACTACTAAAGGTTTGTTTTCTGTCTTTTCAGTTGATTTGTTAATTTTTTCTTTTGACTTTCATCCTCtttttctgtctatctgtctcatcctctcctccagtactccctcCATCCCTGGTTTTGACAGGCAGATGATGGATGTTGAGGGCATCACTGTAAACCCCAAAGCATGTTTTACTCAAATACGTCTAGTAAGTTCTACTCAAAGTCAATTAAAAGTCATTATTACTTAAAATGTTAATGTGGCACTGACTCGAAACTAAATGAGAAGTCAtaccaacattttttttaaagatacagAATGATAACAAACAAACTTTTTTTCCCAGCATGTTGATTTTATAtaattgtttttaatatctgtgttttgGCATGTACATTGAGTGATTGATCCAATTATTTAATTTTAGCCTAATGGATAGCCTAATGCAGGCTAGATTCCAATAGGAATGATCAAAGCCAGCATAATGGCATTTACAATTAGTGTTTCGATATTCTAGTAattttcccaggttttccagaaatcctggttggaagattaCTGGAAAAAATGTTTGAGAAAGTTTGGgaaattttgcaaccctacttgcaggcctgatgtggcctgtaaaaaCTATGAGTTTCAGGCCACTGTATAACGCCTTTCGGTATATGTAATGGTTCAATTATAATGATAATATTAACCTAGGAACTCAGTTGGGGAAGGCCAAAGGACTGAAAATGTATGAATTCAACAACCATCTCTcagtcactaacaaatacagtcatcgGTGGTAACTATATAATTCAATCGAAAAGATAAGGCACACTGGGAAATCATTGGAGGCGTGGCTTAGTGGGGGCAGTCAACTAATAATATACCTTACAAAAAAAATGCATTTGTATTACTCACATGAAGGTAGTACTGCTCACTTCAGCTATTTAAGTTTCTTAACTTATTTTTAGGTAGTCGGTTTACGCAAAATGTTTGAATAGCCAGAACTTATCCGGTTTTAAAGTGTTGGGTGTGTTGTTATTAACTTTGCAATACAGCAGGCTCCAAAATTACTGGCACACCTCACTtgcaatgcacaaacaatacttaaaaatataaacaatatcaTTATAGAGATAATCAAAAAATACCAGCACgtgagaaatactgtactttattaatgttttAATGGAACCCACCAAAAACATTTTTTGATTTAATTAAAAATCAATGTCCTCCAAATCAAGGTTTCACAATGAACATCTGAACAATGAACAAATATAACAAATTAAACCAGGAATTAAATTCCACTTATTTAAGTTTATCTAAGTCTTAAGGAACTATATTGAGATGAGGTAACACGCATGAAATATCCCTTTGTCATCCAACACCATGAAGAAAACAACAGAACTGGCAGTTCAAAAGAGACAGATGGTCATAGACCTTCATAAATCTGGTAATGGCTACAAGAAGATCCACAAACGATTGAATATACCACTGAGCACTGCCAGGGCAATTAATAGAACATTCTAATGATATGGAACAGTTGAAAACCTCACGTATAGAAGAAGATGCAAATGCATTTTGCTCCCAGGATAGGGAGGACACAGATGCaagcgcttggagtttgccaaacgtTATTTAAATTATgactggaagaaggtgctctggtcagaggaGACCAAAATTGAACGTTTTGGTCAGATACAGCATCAGCATGTTTGCCGTCTAAACAGAGATCCATACAAGGAGAGGcccctcatacccacggtgaaatatggtggtgggtcagtgatgttttggggctgttttaattCCAGAGGTCCAGTGGCACTGGTTAAGATTGATGGCATAATGAATTCCACCAAGTGTCAGGCAATTTTGGCTGAcaatctggttgcctctgccagaaggCTGGGACTTGGACGTAGGTggactttccaacaagacaatgacccgaaacatacctcaagatccacacagaaatggttctgtgacaacaaagtcaatgttctggcatggccatctcagtcgccGGACCTCAATCCAATCGAAAACCTGTGGGCTGAGTTGAAGAGGGCAGTTGATAAGCGCACACCCAAGAATGTGAAggatcttgaaaggatctgcatagaggaatggtccaaaatccctCCAAATGTGTTCCTTAACCTGGTCAAACATTACAGGAAAAGACTCCATGCTGTTATCCTTGCCAGAGGTGGTTACACTAAGTAAACAATGAGGAGTGCCAATAATCATGAAACCTTGATTTTGGTGAAATTTATTTTGTATTAAATAATTGTATGATTTTGGTTGGttggttccattgaaacattaataaagtacagtatttctcacatgttggtattttgagtttatctctataattatattgtttatatttttttaagtattgtttgtgcattgccagtcaAGGGTGCCAGTAACTTTGGAGCCCACTGTCCAATAATGGTAACGTATTACAGAGCTTCAGTATTGGAACAGTTATTCCAACTCCAACAATCatgcttgcatcccaaatggcaccctattccctaaatcaatcaataaatcaatcaatcaatcaatcaatcaatcaatcaaaatgcatttataaagcccgttttacatcagccgatgtcacaaagtaatatacagaaatccagcctaaaaccccaaacaacaagcaatgcagatgtaggagCACAGTCAGAGccctcaaaagtagtgcactaaatagggaatagggcgatTTGTGTATTGTTTCTCTCTTTAACTACATGCTTTTTCCATCGAGTCACTATGTTAGCCTGGTCCTATATCGGTTTGTGCTGACTTGCCAACTCCTATCGTCAATGTTTGGTGTGACAGTGAGAATAGGA
Above is a genomic segment from Oncorhynchus gorbuscha isolate QuinsamMale2020 ecotype Even-year linkage group LG23, OgorEven_v1.0, whole genome shotgun sequence containing:
- the LOC124011268 gene encoding transmembrane protein FAM155A-like, giving the protein MTWGAWTCLLQEDGFKIWLEPRENEKPFADSERAQRWRLSLASLLFLTILLSDHLWFCAEAKLTRTRDKFALTDMGVYPSANPIASSSLHLAHSSLRENEYAIFIGNSTKPLWRLETCHHDSLSKNCFTFDDADHLCKDLSEKERTRTVNISDLYLSFCNSYSLLDLFYGSTSPDNLNCSLDVLIDGDVARCSLCVQAYQRYDQHALEKYEEFELMTQKYETDAYSVRTCMDECKAAYKPWLCAQYFPTTQRHCRRTVPCLQYCLEVQQRCPFILPDNDDLIHGGSPSFICTGLLGSHGQPNSQAECCDVRWDSKPDNRSRGTLKRTPTPSCHHQQGASTSVTSAATPTRQCSSSGRLKLCMLVFVLLHTVVTITTASHNSTGVVGVAAIFPLEESSSSEE